From a single Lewinella sp. LCG006 genomic region:
- a CDS encoding tyrosine-type recombinase/integrase — MNFRTVLWTYFVRKNGTCDVKVYCSHENKKKYFSTGIQLLPKDWDERKEAVRNTHPLAARYNAKITRLRLDIERHFLEGGDWDNLFSKGSKNGLVEFLEKIISEGKDGMLSLTSGTVNNYQSLLTRLKGYEQKTGENITLEGINMAFYQKFTAYLSTHGNCQLPGINKHIKVLKRVMNIGLERKIHQNTVHQEKGFRRPRLNKSDKVFLNEQEIITLENTDLSAQPHLQKELDRWLVAYYFLLRFSDLQEISSANLMQIEGTTFLRYRAGKTQKEATIPVRQRAMKLMETYNFDFSWGTNQQANRQVKMAIAAAGINEMVTQGAITAPKSSIITMHTARRSAATNLYLSGQFSLKTIADLGGWENMKTLQLYLRCSNMDSAKLAAKSEYFR; from the coding sequence ATGAATTTTAGAACTGTACTGTGGACGTACTTTGTCCGGAAGAATGGAACCTGTGATGTGAAGGTCTATTGCAGCCATGAAAATAAGAAAAAATATTTCTCCACCGGCATCCAGCTCCTGCCTAAAGACTGGGACGAGCGCAAGGAGGCCGTCCGCAACACCCACCCGCTAGCCGCGCGCTATAACGCTAAAATCACCCGCCTGCGGCTCGACATCGAGCGCCACTTCCTGGAAGGCGGCGACTGGGACAACCTCTTTTCCAAAGGCAGCAAAAACGGCCTGGTAGAATTTTTAGAAAAAATCATCTCGGAAGGCAAAGACGGGATGCTCTCCCTCACCAGCGGCACGGTCAACAACTACCAGTCGCTGCTCACCCGCCTGAAAGGCTACGAGCAGAAGACTGGCGAAAACATCACTTTAGAAGGCATCAACATGGCCTTCTACCAGAAGTTTACCGCTTACCTCTCCACGCACGGGAATTGCCAGCTGCCCGGCATCAACAAACACATCAAAGTGCTGAAGCGGGTGATGAACATTGGTCTGGAAAGAAAGATCCACCAAAACACCGTCCACCAGGAAAAAGGCTTCCGTCGCCCGCGACTGAACAAGTCCGACAAAGTCTTCCTCAACGAGCAGGAAATCATCACCCTGGAGAACACCGACCTCAGTGCCCAGCCCCACCTGCAAAAGGAACTGGATCGCTGGCTGGTCGCCTACTACTTCCTCCTGCGCTTTTCCGACCTTCAGGAGATCTCCTCCGCCAACCTCATGCAGATCGAAGGCACCACCTTCCTGCGGTACCGCGCCGGAAAGACCCAAAAAGAAGCCACCATCCCCGTCCGCCAACGTGCCATGAAACTGATGGAGACCTACAACTTCGATTTCTCCTGGGGCACCAACCAGCAAGCCAATCGACAAGTAAAGATGGCCATCGCCGCAGCCGGAATCAACGAGATGGTCACACAAGGGGCCATCACCGCTCCCAAAAGCTCCATCATCACCATGCACACCGCCCGTCGCAGCGCCGCCACCAACCTCTACCTCAGCGGCCAGTTCAGCCTCAAAACGATCGCAGACCTGGGCGGTTGGGAGAACATGAAGACCTTGCAGCTTTATCTGCGGTGTAGCAATATGGATAGTGCGAAGTTGGCGGCTAAGAGTGAGTATTTTCGGTAG
- a CDS encoding tyrosine-type recombinase/integrase yields the protein MARLPIPKFNLRLPKSDTPTLISLVYRYRGKRLMYSTGHSIDPKDWDFNIQRPIVRTHRIELLKLQRLLDELVAHCTSIYLDADHGNISTTDFKKQLEMRLSVRVEVKEVNSTMTFLEFLDYELADMEKGGMKKDTLKMFRQHCRIIQQFAAEYRDGAGFSYDDVDWNLRIELIDWLSLRGVQLAYGNKTLKTLRQFMERARRKKLHNNTSYQGVGWTVSTKKAKGALVFLNVRELQILADLPLQGHLAKIRDVLLIGAGTGQRFSDFSCYTSDNFYETLSGVMLLSLISKKTATPSKVPLNIFPWLIPVLRRNRFQTPRISMQKFNEGVKDLCQLAGFTEKILQVEQYMGRKAGIEKSYTEKYKLVSSHCCRRSFATNLYRMGYSLAQIMPMTGHATESQLRDYIGIDGEMNAEEIALSIVARNRQNAPSEANIRLLGA from the coding sequence ATGGCTAGATTACCTATTCCAAAGTTTAATCTCCGACTCCCGAAAAGCGATACCCCTACGCTTATCTCTCTGGTGTATCGTTACCGAGGAAAACGCCTGATGTATTCTACCGGGCATTCTATTGATCCAAAAGATTGGGACTTTAATATTCAGCGACCGATTGTTCGGACGCACAGAATTGAATTGCTTAAGCTTCAGCGATTACTGGATGAGCTTGTTGCGCATTGTACCTCTATTTATTTAGATGCTGATCACGGGAATATCTCAACCACCGACTTCAAAAAACAGCTCGAAATGAGACTGAGTGTTAGGGTGGAGGTAAAGGAGGTCAATAGCACAATGACCTTCCTTGAATTCCTGGATTATGAGTTAGCGGATATGGAGAAGGGAGGGATGAAAAAAGATACGCTCAAGATGTTCCGGCAGCATTGTCGAATTATCCAGCAATTTGCAGCTGAATATCGAGATGGGGCTGGCTTTAGCTATGATGATGTCGATTGGAATCTTCGTATAGAGCTGATCGATTGGTTATCGCTCCGAGGTGTCCAGTTGGCTTATGGCAATAAAACACTCAAGACGCTTAGACAATTTATGGAACGTGCGCGTCGCAAGAAGCTGCATAATAATACCAGTTACCAAGGAGTAGGGTGGACAGTCTCGACTAAAAAAGCAAAAGGCGCATTGGTTTTCTTGAATGTGCGAGAACTTCAGATACTAGCCGATCTTCCGCTTCAGGGGCATTTAGCGAAAATCCGTGATGTTTTATTGATTGGGGCAGGGACGGGGCAACGATTTAGTGATTTCTCCTGCTATACTTCCGATAATTTTTACGAAACCCTCTCTGGGGTAATGCTGCTCTCGTTGATCTCAAAGAAGACGGCTACACCCTCCAAAGTACCCTTGAATATCTTCCCATGGTTAATACCTGTTCTTAGACGGAATCGTTTCCAAACGCCTAGAATCTCCATGCAGAAATTTAATGAAGGGGTTAAAGACTTGTGCCAATTGGCTGGGTTTACCGAGAAAATCTTACAGGTAGAACAGTATATGGGACGTAAGGCCGGAATTGAAAAATCATATACGGAAAAGTACAAGCTCGTCTCTTCACATTGCTGCCGCCGAAGTTTCGCGACCAATCTCTATCGCATGGGCTACAGCCTTGCCCAGATTATGCCGATGACCGGCCATGCTACGGAATCCCAACTGAGAGATTACATAGGTATTGATGGCGAGATGAATGCAGAAGAGATCGCGCTGAGTATCGTTGCACGTAACCGACAAAATGCACCCTCTGAGGCCAATATTAGATTGCTAGGCGCATAG
- a CDS encoding YhcG family protein has protein sequence MDKHLENSNQPLFNDIRQLIEDTRKRVHQAVNAGLTLMYWNIGKRINEEVLQSERAEYGKAIVATLSRELTQQFGRGYTEKNLWRMMQFHERFPEHEIVATLSRELTWSHFVLLLPIQEVDKRNFYAEQIAAGRWSVRQTRHHISRKVYERTQLGNLQLPTEEGEVINSFKDPYILDFLGLKEGYMEEDLEGAILKELESFILELGTGFSFVARQKRMVIDGRDFYLDLLFFHRKLRRLVAIELKIGEFEAAHKGQMELYLRWLNKHERQEHENAPIGLILCAEASSEQVELLEMHKDGIMVAEYWTELPPKALLEQKIHQAMVEARERLTFRQLS, from the coding sequence ATGGATAAGCATCTAGAAAACAGTAATCAACCTCTTTTTAATGACATCCGCCAACTGATTGAAGATACCCGTAAAAGGGTACATCAGGCTGTCAATGCCGGACTCACTTTAATGTATTGGAATATCGGTAAGCGTATTAACGAGGAAGTACTGCAAAGTGAACGAGCGGAATACGGAAAGGCAATTGTCGCGACGCTGTCACGAGAATTGACCCAGCAATTTGGCCGGGGGTATACCGAGAAAAATCTCTGGCGTATGATGCAATTTCATGAGCGTTTTCCTGAACATGAGATTGTCGCGACACTGTCGCGAGAATTGACCTGGTCACATTTTGTCCTTCTTCTCCCCATTCAAGAGGTAGACAAACGCAATTTCTACGCAGAACAGATTGCCGCCGGTCGGTGGAGTGTGCGTCAAACGCGCCACCATATCAGCCGCAAAGTATATGAACGTACCCAATTGGGAAACTTGCAACTTCCAACGGAGGAGGGCGAGGTTATCAATTCTTTTAAAGACCCTTACATCCTCGACTTTCTTGGCTTGAAAGAGGGGTACATGGAGGAAGACCTGGAAGGTGCCATCTTGAAAGAACTGGAATCTTTTATTTTGGAATTGGGAACGGGCTTCAGTTTCGTCGCCCGCCAAAAACGAATGGTCATTGATGGAAGGGACTTCTATCTTGATCTCTTGTTCTTTCACCGGAAACTCCGCCGTTTAGTCGCCATCGAGCTTAAGATTGGAGAGTTCGAAGCCGCGCACAAGGGTCAGATGGAATTATACCTGCGTTGGCTCAACAAGCATGAACGACAGGAACACGAAAATGCCCCCATTGGTCTTATCCTCTGCGCTGAGGCTAGTTCTGAGCAAGTGGAGCTACTCGAAATGCATAAAGATGGAATTATGGTGGCGGAATATTGGACGGAGTTGCCGCCAAAGGCTTTGTTGGAGCAGAAAATCCATCAGGCGATGGTGGAGGCGAGGGAGCGGCTTACTTTCCGTCAATTATCCTAA
- a CDS encoding YkvA family protein: protein MSYYYSEPQFNKRELSKALRFLIFVLTPFFLAIAYKSLLNPSPSMIDLAVVLGAGVFLAMILCSFIRSPMQFIVAIQERIRWVYFHLEAAFYVILNIIRSVLRMVIRVFFWAIALIVYLVSPIDLIPDVLFPVGFLDDAGFTLLFFYFLNFALSQELKDRARRAIENAAIHTSFP, encoded by the coding sequence ATGTCGTATTATTATTCTGAGCCACAATTTAATAAACGAGAACTTAGCAAAGCACTGCGTTTTTTGATTTTCGTGCTTACTCCTTTTTTTCTAGCTATTGCGTATAAGTCTTTATTAAATCCATCACCATCCATGATTGATCTTGCTGTCGTACTGGGAGCAGGGGTGTTTTTGGCAATGATACTGTGTTCATTCATTCGTAGTCCGATGCAGTTTATTGTTGCCATTCAAGAACGTATAAGGTGGGTTTATTTTCATTTGGAGGCTGCATTTTATGTGATTTTGAACATCATCCGGTCTGTTTTAAGGATGGTGATAAGAGTATTCTTCTGGGCTATAGCACTTATCGTTTACTTGGTGAGTCCGATAGACCTTATTCCTGATGTTTTGTTTCCCGTTGGCTTTCTTGACGATGCCGGGTTCACGCTACTTTTCTTCTACTTTTTAAACTTTGCACTGTCTCAGGAACTTAAAGATAGAGCGAGGAGGGCAATTGAAAATGCCGCAATTCATACATCATTCCCTTAA